In one Pasteuria penetrans genomic region, the following are encoded:
- a CDS encoding IS256 family transposase encodes MSIHTHNTTLSGKINIQKEESWIARNSMKIGDRSIDSPYCGKTLKSTCPFCHSHNVLLDEKLILTDRTIMAIANEKLALANETMAMANEKLALANETMAMANEKLALANKATAMEAGNKDTKWSAVAGEIGKLHSTNPSPAPQETEPNPLIGDSPSITLRDGKDKGPGNARSEGDGYHQLHDPKTRDRFLRAQRFFDDLKEGITSWGPKEWEESRHLIEKLLLLCCPSNHKEKTKDSLPLDDITSLMFHHDGGSILVRALIGLLKNAWIPEIDPLTDPKNWKPVVEDLCNLRMRVDRTLHCLKYPQDEGNGVYHRGYSTLFGELDLEVPRTRWEFSPYSLPRYQSAKNTLKDFVYRLYLPGLSLRKISKLLEEGFNLRTPPETLSQWLQPYYNDAIQYFERDLSTTVYTAIGMDTLFVPIREEGRYVSKAIAVSTGITAEGRRDIIGITPSPDENVESYDQHIGKLKERGLNVNDIRIVTTDGHRAFPLVVRKHFPHHTVHQRCYVHAIRNIMNAAPKSMKKEMAKDASYVLRSGDMGQALERWSECAGKYRFGNKATCEAWERLSPKKISLSLQAASITQNPILLPYILSTNYTESLNALFRERTNSKKGGFVGLEVAMKELMLTAFYWVGKQKENPNPLPVEDLLSIPADYESEISNGEPLPTTAYDFHPLLCTEQGQGCMDDVHTLDF; translated from the coding sequence ATGAGCATCCACACCCATAATACAACATTATCAGGAAAAATCAATATCCAAAAAGAAGAGTCATGGATAGCTAGAAATTCGATGAAGATAGGCGACCGGTCCATTGACTCCCCGTATTGTGGAAAAACACTGAAAAGTACGTGTCCCTTCTGTCATAGCCATAATGTCTTACTAGATGAGAAACTGATTCTAACCGATAGGACCATAATGGCAATAGCAAACGAAAAGCTGGCCCTAGCCAACGAGACAATGGCAATGGCAAACGAGAAGCTGGCCCTAGCCAACGAGACAATGGCAATGGCAAACGAGAAGCTGGCCCTAGCCAACAAGGCAACGGCAATGGAAGCAGGGAATAAGGACACAAAATGGTCTGCGGTAGCCGGTGAGATTGGGAAATTACATAGTACGAATCCGTCCCCTGCCCCCCAAGAAACGGAACCCAACCCACTGATCGGGGATTCTCCATCCATAACTTTGCGTGACGGAAAAGATAAAGGTCCAGGGAATGCACGATCCGAAGGGGATGGATATCATCAATTGCACGATCCAAAAACTCGGGATCGATTCTTACGTGCTCAACGTTTTTTCGATGATCTCAAGGAGGGAATTACCTCATGGGGTCCCAAGGAGTGGGAGGAATCTAGGCATCTGATTGAGAAACTGCTATTATTGTGTTGTCCATCGAACCACAAGGAAAAGACGAAGGATTCCCTTCCCCTGGACGATATTACTAGCCTCATGTTCCATCACGACGGTGGTAGTATTTTGGTGCGGGCGCTGATTGGATTGTTAAAAAACGCATGGATCCCAGAGATAGACCCTCTAACCGACCCAAAGAATTGGAAACCCGTTGTCGAGGACCTATGTAACTTACGCATGCGTGTAGATCGAACCCTCCATTGTCTGAAATATCCCCAGGATGAGGGGAATGGGGTCTATCATCGCGGATATAGCACACTGTTTGGGGAACTAGATCTAGAGGTTCCTAGGACAAGATGGGAATTTTCACCGTACTCGTTACCACGTTATCAGAGTGCAAAGAATACCCTCAAAGATTTCGTTTATCGTCTTTATCTTCCGGGCCTCTCCTTGCGAAAAATTAGTAAACTATTGGAGGAAGGATTCAACCTTCGGACGCCCCCTGAAACGCTTTCGCAGTGGTTGCAACCTTATTACAACGATGCTATACAATATTTCGAAAGGGATCTGAGCACGACAGTATATACAGCCATAGGTATGGATACCCTCTTTGTTCCCATTCGGGAGGAGGGTCGTTATGTTTCGAAGGCGATCGCAGTCAGCACGGGTATCACGGCGGAGGGGAGGCGGGATATAATAGGGATCACCCCCTCGCCTGATGAGAATGTGGAATCCTATGATCAGCATATAGGGAAACTAAAGGAACGGGGCCTGAATGTCAACGATATACGTATCGTTACCACAGATGGGCATAGGGCTTTTCCCTTAGTTGTACGCAAGCATTTTCCTCACCATACGGTTCACCAACGATGTTACGTTCACGCGATTCGTAACATCATGAATGCAGCTCCTAAAAGTATGAAGAAGGAAATGGCTAAGGATGCTTCTTACGTCTTACGGTCTGGGGATATGGGACAGGCACTAGAACGGTGGTCTGAGTGTGCAGGGAAGTATCGGTTTGGAAATAAGGCGACGTGCGAAGCATGGGAAAGGCTCAGTCCTAAAAAAATCTCCCTGAGCTTACAAGCGGCATCCATAACCCAAAATCCCATACTTCTGCCCTATATACTGTCCACGAACTACACGGAATCTCTGAATGCTTTGTTTCGTGAGAGAACGAATAGCAAAAAAGGTGGATTCGTTGGTCTTGAGGTAGCGATGAAGGAATTGATGCTTACCGCTTTCTATTGGGTGGGGAAACAAAAAGAAAACCCCAACCCATTGCCTGTCGAGGATCTTCTTTCGATCCCTGCTGACTACGAGTCCGAAATTTCGAACGGAGAACCTCTCCCCACCACGGCTTATGACTTTCATCCCCTCTTATGCACGGAACAAGGGCAGGGTTGTATGGACGATGTCCATACCCTTGATTTCTAG
- a CDS encoding M1 family metallopeptidase, translating into MLKSRHSSTRYEQRRPGILLDPGCYFDSHAYTSRVFENRGDHSSRPVYQISATYSPQQRDVTGHMRVEIPSDLPEAKGEEVFFRLYPNAFHHNWAVDKESHPEKPGFLSVQNVKVNGQEVSAKLWRDETVMKVDLPRRAVGTALTLDMDYHLRIPQGGLQQLKQNGNTALLAQWYPMLARRDRAISCGECPIYESSLTFS; encoded by the coding sequence ATGCTAAAGAGTCGCCATTCATCTACCCGCTATGAACAGCGGAGACCCGGTATTCTGTTAGATCCCGGATGTTATTTTGATTCCCATGCCTACACAAGTAGGGTTTTTGAAAATAGGGGGGATCATTCTTCTCGTCCGGTGTATCAAATTTCGGCCACTTATTCTCCACAGCAACGTGATGTAACCGGACATATGCGGGTTGAAATCCCGTCGGATCTTCCCGAGGCTAAGGGTGAGGAAGTTTTTTTTCGACTTTATCCTAATGCTTTCCATCACAATTGGGCGGTCGATAAGGAATCACATCCTGAAAAACCGGGTTTTTTGAGCGTCCAAAACGTAAAAGTAAATGGTCAAGAGGTCTCAGCAAAATTGTGGCGAGATGAAACCGTGATGAAGGTGGATTTACCACGGCGTGCCGTGGGTACAGCGCTGACTTTGGACATGGATTACCATCTTCGTATTCCGCAGGGTGGATTGCAGCAGTTGAAGCAGAATGGGAATACAGCTCTGTTAGCTCAATGGTATCCTATGTTGGCGCGACGGGACCGTGCAATTTCTTGTGGGGAATGCCCTATCTATGAATCTAGTCTCACCTTTTCGTAA
- a CDS encoding transposase produces MQLWGIPCTEAVRVVVLKIQRIPSQYNLPLTSAYAWLKTEGYQDVLDGITMPKDQSIEETEKTTVSIFLDPDHVKNLKDAVAIREFNHNMPKPVLSPPAHGIPEVKVVGLVAAHLPEKYGPVGERVSLTILESRAKQPSPETKCAACGCCLVKTGYWVNKAGFQDKPRIIKHGIINDWVCLSIMRTQRWECPLCGKDVTHVYSIIEPKNTYTKACKKSVADMASVSTAKASAGYHGIPEKTAYGMLFEGALPKQGQELEAEALKRYKNREVSPEKMQEILHWIIETWNKNIVKSTDLDKIDSSDELPLFGRTPAVRTNSRCSDELPLMDPSQKNTIMYDGEGRGVVLSPQELKRLRALCTYGIVCIDDTAVRKGNEYVTLFHDPIHKTVLAVIKGRSQEELEKNIKEFHPELLELKPAAVIIDRARSYRNFIEKNYCDAVIIHDRFHIVMNIRDHALHPMVTGFFKNKKFVDSVDQMLLDLLQKSLYKQLTPQDELALQELLKYFPDLKLQYEKIEKTRSRFRKQYEQSKLSRDDVDECISYIIDMYENLISEYKNMPKNKKKNCFLKIKQAIRGALKNRYWETMDSQVRAFIKRVFEYTSSWSHLEKAYGFVTALGHWYDNEFHTIQEARDALRALIEAGLQSRCVGIQNAAKSLESGEDYIANYHLCRMTNGVAEGRNCFVKSIMRRYFGIKNDKNYKNLVIVLSNRPRTQTEYKPRYSRVRSWAS; encoded by the coding sequence ATGCAGCTATGGGGAATACCTTGTACAGAAGCAGTCCGTGTCGTTGTCCTAAAAATACAAAGGATCCCCAGTCAATACAATCTGCCCTTGACAAGCGCCTATGCCTGGTTGAAAACGGAGGGTTATCAGGACGTACTGGATGGTATAACTATGCCTAAGGATCAATCTATCGAAGAAACGGAAAAGACTACTGTATCTATTTTTCTAGATCCGGATCATGTGAAAAATTTGAAGGATGCGGTAGCAATAAGGGAGTTCAATCACAATATGCCAAAACCCGTCCTTTCACCCCCCGCTCATGGGATACCCGAAGTAAAGGTGGTAGGCTTGGTGGCAGCACATCTCCCAGAAAAGTACGGACCTGTTGGGGAGAGGGTGTCGCTGACCATACTTGAATCTCGCGCAAAACAACCCTCACCTGAAACAAAATGTGCTGCCTGCGGGTGTTGCTTGGTAAAAACGGGATACTGGGTAAACAAAGCCGGTTTTCAGGATAAACCCCGAATTATAAAACACGGAATCATCAATGACTGGGTTTGTTTATCGATTATGCGTACACAGAGATGGGAGTGCCCGTTGTGCGGGAAAGACGTTACCCATGTGTATTCCATAATTGAACCTAAGAACACGTACACAAAGGCATGTAAAAAATCAGTTGCTGATATGGCAAGCGTTTCGACAGCAAAAGCTTCCGCAGGGTATCATGGGATTCCAGAGAAGACGGCTTATGGTATGTTATTTGAGGGGGCCCTTCCTAAACAAGGACAGGAGCTAGAAGCGGAGGCCTTGAAAAGATACAAAAACCGGGAGGTCAGTCCAGAAAAGATGCAGGAGATTTTGCATTGGATTATCGAGACATGGAACAAAAATATAGTAAAATCAACAGATCTTGATAAAATTGATAGTTCGGACGAACTCCCGCTGTTCGGACGAACTCCCGCTGTTCGGACGAACTCCCGCTGTTCGGACGAACTCCCGCTGATGGATCCAAGTCAGAAAAATACCATTATGTACGATGGAGAAGGAAGGGGTGTAGTGTTATCCCCTCAGGAACTGAAACGGCTCCGTGCCCTGTGTACATATGGTATCGTTTGCATCGATGATACCGCCGTACGTAAAGGAAATGAGTATGTAACCCTCTTTCATGATCCAATTCATAAGACTGTATTGGCCGTGATCAAGGGGAGAAGTCAAGAAGAACTCGAAAAGAATATCAAGGAGTTCCACCCGGAATTGCTTGAGCTGAAACCAGCTGCCGTTATTATTGATCGCGCTAGGTCCTATCGTAATTTCATAGAAAAAAACTATTGTGATGCGGTGATCATCCATGACAGATTCCATATTGTTATGAACATAAGGGATCATGCCCTGCATCCAATGGTAACGGGCTTTTTCAAAAATAAAAAATTCGTTGATTCTGTTGATCAAATGCTTCTGGATTTGCTTCAAAAAAGCCTTTATAAGCAACTTACACCCCAGGATGAACTGGCACTGCAGGAGCTACTCAAATACTTTCCTGACCTCAAACTCCAATACGAGAAAATAGAGAAAACCCGCTCCCGTTTTCGGAAACAGTATGAACAATCTAAGCTATCTAGGGATGATGTTGATGAATGCATATCATATATTATCGATATGTATGAAAACCTAATATCAGAATACAAAAATATGCCTAAAAACAAGAAAAAGAATTGTTTTTTAAAAATAAAGCAGGCAATCCGCGGGGCCTTGAAGAACCGTTATTGGGAAACCATGGATTCACAGGTGAGAGCCTTCATAAAAAGGGTTTTTGAGTATACTTCCTCTTGGTCCCATTTGGAGAAAGCTTATGGGTTTGTAACTGCACTGGGGCATTGGTATGACAATGAGTTCCATACGATCCAGGAGGCTCGGGACGCCCTGCGTGCCCTGATTGAAGCAGGACTACAATCCCGGTGTGTGGGCATTCAAAACGCGGCAAAAAGCTTAGAATCCGGCGAGGATTATATCGCCAATTACCACCTCTGTAGAATGACCAATGGCGTTGCAGAGGGTAGAAATTGTTTCGTCAAGTCCATCATGCGCCGATATTTCGGGATTAAGAATGATAAAAATTACAAAAATCTAGTGATTGTGTTATCCAACCGTCCTCGCACCCAAACCGAGTACAAACCTCGATATTCCCGTGTTAGATCCTGGGCCTCATAA
- the spoIVB gene encoding SpoIVB peptidase has translation MTRQRIGRWIGLLLVICLLGIGTSGTFQDFIGLPAELRLFLGQSRQLHFHIPVSAVASITDPSVVQINGSHDQQVSLDLSQPVRLAPRSTGNTDLILKLFGQVPIKRLSVRVLPAVKVIPGGQSIGVKVLSKGVLVVGHHLVATNEGFPHSPAERAGIHVGDYITRVAGHQVKRVQDIVEAAGKAGEQGVPLVITAVHDGEEREVRVQTAFDRYEKTHCLGLYIRDSAAGVGTLTFYDPQRKVYGALGHRIADVDTGQPIRLSEGRILGSDVTSIQRGQAGEPGQKRAIFLQEDQIIGNVRKNTSFGIFGDMRSAPPGTSEWNYPMPVALPEQVEEGSAKILTVVEGQKVEAFSINIEHVASQHSPAMKGMVIKVTDPRLLEKTGGIVQGMSGSPIIQKGRLVGAVTHVFVQDPVSGYGTFLEWMLQEAGLVANGETKEQPAVGPLTVPAIGCSLFSRSDVETPCT, from the coding sequence TTGACACGGCAACGAATTGGACGGTGGATTGGACTTCTTCTCGTGATCTGCCTGCTTGGCATTGGCACCAGTGGAACATTCCAAGATTTCATCGGCCTACCAGCCGAATTACGGCTTTTTTTAGGACAATCCCGACAGCTACATTTTCATATTCCGGTTTCAGCCGTTGCTAGTATTACGGATCCCAGTGTTGTACAGATCAACGGATCGCACGATCAACAGGTATCCCTGGACTTATCCCAACCCGTTCGTTTGGCTCCGCGGTCTACGGGGAATACGGACCTTATCCTCAAATTGTTTGGACAGGTGCCCATCAAAAGGCTGAGTGTAAGGGTACTGCCAGCCGTTAAGGTAATTCCGGGCGGGCAATCCATCGGTGTTAAGGTATTATCAAAGGGCGTATTGGTTGTGGGTCATCATTTAGTGGCTACCAATGAAGGCTTTCCCCATTCACCGGCAGAACGAGCAGGTATCCACGTTGGTGATTATATAACTCGTGTCGCTGGGCACCAAGTGAAGAGGGTTCAGGATATTGTGGAGGCTGCGGGTAAGGCTGGCGAACAGGGTGTCCCCCTTGTGATAACTGCAGTCCATGATGGTGAGGAAAGGGAGGTTCGCGTCCAAACTGCTTTTGACCGTTATGAAAAAACGCACTGCCTAGGGCTTTATATTCGTGATTCAGCAGCGGGTGTTGGTACCCTTACCTTCTATGATCCCCAGCGAAAAGTGTATGGCGCGTTGGGGCATCGTATTGCTGATGTTGATACGGGTCAGCCCATTCGTCTTAGCGAGGGACGTATATTGGGCTCTGACGTAACCTCTATTCAACGGGGTCAGGCTGGGGAGCCTGGTCAAAAACGGGCTATTTTTCTCCAAGAGGATCAAATTATTGGTAATGTTAGGAAGAATACTTCCTTTGGGATCTTCGGGGACATGAGGTCTGCTCCACCCGGTACCTCCGAATGGAATTATCCCATGCCTGTTGCCCTTCCTGAACAGGTGGAGGAAGGATCTGCGAAGATTTTAACGGTTGTTGAGGGACAAAAAGTAGAGGCCTTTTCTATTAATATTGAGCATGTAGCTTCCCAGCATTCCCCGGCCATGAAGGGTATGGTAATCAAGGTTACAGATCCACGCTTGCTCGAGAAAACAGGTGGAATTGTTCAGGGGATGAGTGGTAGCCCCATCATTCAGAAGGGTCGGCTTGTGGGGGCGGTAACCCATGTTTTTGTGCAGGATCCTGTTTCAGGTTACGGAACTTTTTTGGAGTGGATGTTGCAGGAGGCGGGTTTGGTAGCCAATGGAGAAACAAAGGAACAACCGGCAGTGGGTCCCCTTACGGTACCTGCCATCGGTTGTTCGTTATTCTCCCGTAGTGATGTGGAGACCCCCTGTACGTGA
- a CDS encoding collagen-like triple helix repeat-containing protein: MSLPSLPSITPLTRNDVINLIVASIAMEELGLSHIINAEGEKLQFLLGTLKGQTGKCPAATISDILSVNHSILDTMESLLRQELILDSKLSTALNAQVLQGPPGPTGPPGPPCGPPGTPGPPGPTGPPGAPGAPGAPGTPGTPGSTGPTGPAGPAGTKGSTGSTGPTGPPGTGISGPTGARGPTGPMGPQGATGPAGPLQTANNGTFRSLFENPCVIVPVNTIIPINTTDIVNCNAICLCPPCILLAPCQQYLVNVYISATSPENQLMSFAFQLNGNLLPQSIFYSATTDMAAISNSFIVNSDSETSKLCAINYGISPVGIILIITTIVKLA; this comes from the coding sequence ATGAGTTTACCTTCCCTACCTTCCATTACCCCGTTGACACGTAATGACGTCATCAATCTTATCGTTGCATCTATAGCCATGGAAGAATTGGGTCTATCTCATATTATCAATGCCGAAGGTGAAAAACTCCAATTTCTATTAGGTACACTCAAAGGACAAACCGGCAAATGCCCAGCTGCCACAATTTCTGATATCCTTAGTGTCAACCACAGCATCCTCGATACAATGGAAAGTCTGCTACGTCAGGAACTGATCCTAGATTCCAAGTTGAGTACCGCCCTCAATGCACAGGTTTTGCAGGGACCGCCAGGTCCTACCGGACCCCCGGGGCCGCCATGTGGTCCCCCAGGTACACCAGGTCCTCCGGGGCCAACAGGTCCCCCGGGTGCACCTGGCGCACCAGGTGCACCCGGTACGCCAGGTACACCAGGATCTACAGGACCAACGGGACCCGCAGGTCCTGCGGGAACTAAGGGGAGCACGGGATCCACAGGACCAACGGGACCCCCAGGAACAGGGATTTCGGGACCCACGGGCGCCAGAGGCCCCACTGGACCCATGGGACCACAAGGAGCTACAGGGCCCGCCGGACCCTTACAAACGGCCAACAACGGAACCTTTCGGTCCCTATTTGAAAACCCCTGCGTCATTGTACCTGTAAATACTATCATCCCTATAAATACAACGGACATTGTCAATTGCAATGCCATTTGTCTATGTCCCCCGTGCATCCTACTAGCCCCTTGTCAACAATACCTAGTGAACGTGTACATTAGCGCAACCTCCCCCGAAAACCAACTCATGTCGTTTGCCTTCCAATTGAATGGAAACCTTCTACCACAGAGTATTTTCTATTCTGCAACAACAGATATGGCAGCAATTTCAAATTCCTTCATAGTGAATTCGGATTCCGAAACAAGTAAACTTTGCGCCATTAACTATGGTATTAGTCCCGTTGGCATTATATTAATCATCACCACCATTGTAAAACTCGCTTAA
- a CDS encoding transposase encodes MPCVHMVSFCIDDTAVRKGNEYATLFHDPIHKTVLAVIKRRSQEELEKNIKEFHPELLGLKPAAVIIDRARSYRNFIEKNHCDAVIIHDRFHIIMNIRNYALHPMVTGFFKNKKFVDSVDQMLLDLLQKSLYKQLTPQDELALQELLQYFPDLKLQYEKIEKTRSRFREQYEKSMLSRDDVDECISYILYMYEHLISEC; translated from the coding sequence GTGCCCTGTGTACATATGGTATCGTTTTGCATCGATGATACCGCCGTACGTAAAGGGAATGAGTACGCAACCCTATTTCATGATCCGATTCATAAGACTGTATTGGCCGTGATCAAGAGGAGAAGTCAAGAGGAACTCGAAAAGAATATCAAGGAGTTCCACCCGGAATTGCTTGGGCTGAAACCAGCTGCCGTTATTATTGATCGCGCTAGGTCCTATCGTAATTTCATAGAAAAAAACCATTGTGATGCGGTGATCATCCATGACAGATTCCATATTATTATGAACATAAGGAATTATGCCCTACATCCAATGGTAACGGGCTTTTTCAAGAATAAAAAATTCGTTGATTCTGTTGATCAAATGCTTCTGGATTTGCTTCAAAAAAGCCTTTATAAGCAACTTACACCCCAGGATGAACTGGCACTGCAGGAACTACTCCAATACTTTCCTGACCTCAAACTCCAATACGAGAAAATAGAGAAAACCCGCTCCCGTTTTCGGGAACAGTATGAAAAATCTATGCTATCTAGGGATGATGTTGATGAATGCATATCATATATTCTCTATATGTATGAACACCTCATATCAGAATGTTAA
- a CDS encoding transposase, whose translation MTALGHCWYDNEFHTIQEARDTLRALMEAGLQSRCMGIQNAAKSLESGEDYIANYHLYRMTNSVAEGRNYFIKSIMRRYFGIKNDKNYKNIVIVLSNRPHTQTAYKVPVLDPGPHNNFLHIEIHG comes from the coding sequence GTGACTGCACTGGGGCATTGTTGGTATGACAATGAGTTCCATACGATCCAGGAGGCTCGAGACACTCTGCGTGCCCTGATGGAAGCAGGACTACAATCCCGGTGCATGGGCATTCAAAACGCGGCAAAAAGTTTAGAATCCGGCGAGGATTATATCGCCAATTACCACCTCTATAGAATGACCAATAGCGTTGCAGAGGGTAGAAATTATTTCATCAAGTCCATCATGCGCCGGTATTTTGGGATTAAGAATGATAAAAATTACAAAAATATAGTGATTGTATTATCCAACCGTCCTCACACCCAAACCGCGTACAAAGTTCCCGTGTTAGATCCTGGGCCTCATAATAATTTTTTACATATAGAAATACATGGGTAG
- the speD gene encoding adenosylmethionine decarboxylase, with amino-acid sequence MGYSTFGTHVALDAWGADCDLLNDVERLEVHLREAASACGATVLSAQAKRFQPQGATVLLMLSESHLSIHTYPESGFAALDCYTCGHAVDPMAAVGHMLGVLRPRQFFTKILRRGVGAIEVLTSKDVGVDQNQARLTV; translated from the coding sequence ATGGGATATTCTACTTTCGGGACACACGTGGCCCTGGATGCCTGGGGTGCGGATTGCGATCTATTGAATGATGTTGAGCGGTTGGAGGTTCATCTGCGGGAGGCCGCTTCGGCCTGTGGTGCGACCGTTTTGTCGGCGCAGGCGAAACGATTTCAGCCACAGGGTGCTACGGTTTTGCTGATGTTATCGGAGAGTCATCTTTCGATTCATACCTATCCAGAGAGTGGTTTTGCTGCGTTGGATTGTTATACGTGTGGCCATGCGGTTGATCCTATGGCAGCAGTTGGTCATATGCTTGGGGTTTTACGTCCTCGGCAGTTTTTTACGAAGATCCTGCGAAGGGGCGTTGGTGCCATTGAGGTGTTGACCTCCAAGGACGTGGGTGTTGATCAGAACCAGGCGAGGTTGACAGTTTGA
- a CDS encoding 4-hydroxy-3-methylbut-2-enyl diphosphate reductase — protein MEMVPIVPRGYCYGVVDALVLVQRVAQDPTVPRPIYVLGMIVHNRHVVESLASLGVQTLDGPNRSELLDSIGVGTVIFTAHGVAPDVRHRAIAKGLHVVDATCPDVTRTHDLIREKVANGYTVLYIGRGGHPEPEGAMGVVPPERVYLVEREEDVEGLVLPEGPILVTNQTTMSQWDTQKLVDSILERYPEAEVHNEICLATQQRQEAVAQQAVGLDLVLVVGDERSNNANRLVQVARECAGVDAYRVADLHEIDIKWLLPCQRVGVTAGASTPTSLTREVMAFVSQFSAQDPTTWEAKIAEGDRRLLPRIRPLTS, from the coding sequence ATGGAGATGGTACCCATTGTACCGCGTGGTTACTGCTATGGTGTTGTAGATGCCCTGGTTCTCGTTCAAAGAGTGGCTCAGGATCCCACTGTGCCGCGGCCCATTTATGTTCTGGGGATGATTGTGCACAATCGACATGTAGTGGAGTCCCTGGCGAGTTTGGGTGTGCAGACCCTGGATGGTCCCAATCGATCAGAACTTTTAGATTCCATTGGGGTGGGTACGGTGATTTTTACCGCTCATGGTGTTGCACCGGACGTACGGCATCGTGCAATTGCCAAGGGTCTACATGTTGTGGATGCGACTTGTCCCGATGTAACGCGTACCCATGATTTGATTCGTGAAAAGGTTGCGAATGGATATACAGTTCTCTATATAGGTAGGGGGGGGCATCCTGAGCCTGAGGGTGCCATGGGGGTAGTCCCCCCTGAGCGGGTATATCTGGTGGAGAGGGAGGAGGATGTTGAGGGGCTTGTTTTACCCGAAGGGCCCATCCTGGTAACGAATCAGACGACAATGAGTCAATGGGATACACAGAAACTAGTCGATAGTATCCTGGAGCGATATCCAGAAGCCGAAGTTCATAATGAAATCTGCTTGGCCACCCAACAGAGGCAGGAGGCGGTGGCCCAACAGGCTGTGGGTTTGGATTTGGTACTTGTAGTGGGGGATGAGCGTAGTAATAATGCGAACCGTTTGGTACAGGTGGCTAGGGAGTGTGCTGGGGTAGATGCTTATCGTGTGGCGGATCTTCATGAGATTGATATAAAGTGGTTGCTTCCTTGCCAGCGTGTGGGTGTTACAGCGGGGGCGTCTACACCGACCTCCTTAACCCGTGAGGTGATGGCTTTTGTAAGCCAATTTTCGGCTCAGGACCCAACTACCTGGGAGGCGAAGATTGCGGAAGGGGATCGTCGTCTCCTGCCGCGTATTCGCCCCCTGACATCTTAA